Within Vibrio campbellii CAIM 519 = NBRC 15631 = ATCC 25920, the genomic segment GTGGATAGAAATTGGCTCACGGTCAGCAATCGCGTACTCTTCACGAATCTTCGCGTAGTTGAACTGGCTGTGTAGACGATGCGCCGTGTGCGCCGTCATTAGCTGAAGCTCGCCATCTGTTGCATTACCTGTGTACTCTGTGACTCCATCCATGTTGGGTGTGGAGGACAATCTTCAAGCTGGTAGCCTTCAATCGTCTTAGAGAAGATCTCGAATTTACCACTTGGCGTACCTAGTGGGCTCATGATTGGGTTTTCACGGAATTCAGCATAACGAACGAACTGCGCGTTCTTCTCGTTCCACTTCATTTCGATCAATTGGTTATCTTCCCAGAATGTGCTGAAGTTTGGCATTGCGATGCGCTGGCCACGACCGCCTTGCTGCGCCGCTTTATAGAAGCCGTATAGCCATTCCATTTCAGTCTTGCCTTCGGTGTAAACATCACGTCCGCCCGGAGCAAGTAGTTCTGCCATGTCCGCGAATACATCAAAGTCGTTACGAGCTTCACCTTGAGGCTCAACCACTTGCTTCATTGGTACTAGGTGTTGGTTACTGTAGTCACCTGTCATGGTCATATCGTTACGCTCGAACGATGTGGTGATAGGTAGAACAATATCCGCGTGCTTCGCTGCAGCTGTCCACTATGGTTGTTGGGTTCACTGTACCAAAGTCACCGATGCTGATAGACGTCACTGGGTAAACCACTTTCGCATCGGCTGCTGTCTTGGTAGTGAAGCTCATCAGCGTTTCAAACGCTTTGCTATCAAGTTCCGCTTCTGGAGCGAAGTGCGCTACGCCTTTGTGACAGTCGATACACGTTTGGTCATTCGCTTTGCCGTATGCGTGCATCTTCGCCGCATCACGTGATTGCTCGAACTCTTCCATTGCATCGAAGTCGTGACAAGAACGACAGGTTGCCGAATCGTTTTCACGGAACTGCTCCCAAACCATCTCAGCAAGTTCAGTACGGTGTGCTTCATACTTCTCTGGCGTGTCGATCTTACCTGTTACAAACTCATGGTAGATGTCTTTTGAAGCGCGGATTTTAGTGACCAAGTAATCCATTGGCTCTTTCGGAATGTGACAGTCGGAACATTCTGCGCGAATACCTTTGGCGTTACTGAAGTGCACTGAGCCTTGGTACTCTTTACAAGGGATTTCCATAGAGTGACAAGAGAGACAGAACTCAGTGTCAGATGTGTAATGCATCACTGCTGCGTGCCACCTAAAGTTAGCCAGCCCACACCAATACCCACTGCCACCATTGCGGCGATATAACGTTTTTTAATTGACATAATTAGAAATAAATGTTTACAAGTTCACATGCTTTGTCGCATGTTTACCGCTTTAGTAGTATCTGGTAATTGATCTGAGTCATACGTACACCCTAGGTGGTGACTTATTTTTCGTTATCGAGAGACTCCTTAGCATATTCCATATATCCGAAAAATCTTTCTTGACCAAACCTATTCGCCATAACGATAGATGTTGTTTATCAAAGCACTTTTGATATGTTTGTGTGAGATATAAAAACTCGATCACATGGAGGCGATTCAAACGTGTTATCTCTACCCATTTCCACCCCAAGAACGGAGCTTAAACCGCTAACGAAAAGTGATTGGGATCTGTATCGCCGCTTGAGTAGCGAACCACAAATCATCGCGCTTTGTTTTGACCCACCGACCGATGAGGAAATGCGCCAAAATTTCGAATCGCGGTTACCTGCATGGACACCGCAAAGCGAGCATTGGTTATGTTTGGTGATTTATGAAAAACAAAGCGCACGACCAATCGGCATCACAGGATTTGTATTACAAGATAGCATTGCTGAAGTCGGGTATTTATTGCTGCCAGAATTTTATGGCCAACAGTTTGGTACGGAATCCCTTACCGGTGTGATAGAGTGGGCGTTTGAGCAGCACAAGATTTCTCAGTTTTCCGCCACGGTCACAGAGGGCAATATTGGCTCTGAGCGAGTGCTGGAAAAATGTGGCTTCAAACTCACCGAGACCATCCCCGAAGCCTATGAAATAGGTGGGAGAAAGTACGCAGATAAGCTCTATTCATTACACAAATAATATTCACGACAAAAATAAGGACGTGTTTTGCAGAAAGTAGTCATCATCACAGGCGCAAGCCGAGGCATCGGAGCCGCAACCGCCAAATTACTCGCCAAACAAGGCTACGCCGTATGCGTTAACTATCGCGCGCAAGTCGAGGCTGCCGCGCAAGTTGTTCGAGAGATTGAAGAGATTGGCGGTATAGCCATCGCCATCAAAGCGGATGTTTCCGATGAGCAGCAGGTACTCTCATTGTTTGAACAAACCGAACAAGCACTCGGTAAAGTCACTCACCTCGTCAACAACGTGGGCATCTTATTCACTCAATCTCGTCTTGCGGACATGAGCCTTGAGC encodes:
- a CDS encoding GNAT family N-acetyltransferase, whose amino-acid sequence is MLSLPISTPRTELKPLTKSDWDLYRRLSSEPQIIALCFDPPTDEEMRQNFESRLPAWTPQSEHWLCLVIYEKQSARPIGITGFVLQDSIAEVGYLLLPEFYGQQFGTESLTGVIEWAFEQHKISQFSATVTEGNIGSERVLEKCGFKLTETIPEAYEIGGRKYADKLYSLHK